One genomic window of Terriglobales bacterium includes the following:
- a CDS encoding phosphoribosyltransferase family protein: MAEEKTNLRVLLTSEQIAKRVKELARQISEDYRGKTLYAVCVLENGFIFMADLVRHIDVPVVCQFMKPMFSEMTQGSSSTTEIFFTPEPNVKQHDVLLIEGLVQSGVTSEFLMRMMLARGATSVKLAAFLDKQKERRVSLQPDYFGFLIDESYVVGYGLGSPHVGRNLPYVASGVPNPAAAAK; encoded by the coding sequence ATGGCTGAAGAAAAGACCAATCTCCGAGTCCTGCTGACGAGCGAACAGATCGCCAAGCGCGTGAAGGAGCTCGCGCGCCAGATCTCCGAGGACTACCGCGGCAAGACGCTCTATGCCGTCTGCGTGCTGGAGAACGGGTTCATCTTCATGGCCGACCTGGTACGCCACATCGACGTCCCGGTGGTCTGCCAGTTCATGAAGCCGATGTTCAGCGAGATGACCCAGGGCTCGAGCTCCACCACCGAGATCTTCTTCACCCCGGAGCCCAACGTGAAGCAGCATGACGTGCTGCTGATCGAGGGCCTGGTGCAGTCCGGGGTGACGAGCGAGTTCCTGATGCGGATGATGCTGGCGCGCGGGGCGACGTCGGTGAAGCTGGCCGCCTTCCTCGACAAGCAGAAAGAGCGCCGGGTCTCGCTCCAGCCCGACTACTTCGGCTTCCTGATCGACGAGTCGTACGTGGTGGGGTACGGGCTGGGGTCGCCGCACGTGGGCCGCAACCTGCCGTACGTGGCCTCGGGCGTGCCGAACCCGGCCGCCGCGGCGAAGTAG